AACAACTGGATTAAGGGGATTATTAAATTGATTCGTTTTACGGTTTTAATATTGATGTCTTACTGTCATGTAATAGtacaaatgtatttcttttatagtattgtttattttacatcttattttcatttaatgcttgTGATAGTTGTACAATGAAATGTTTTccacttatttataaaaaaagtatgctAGACTAAAGAATATTCGAGTAATCGGGACTTTCATATAGACGCGTGCTGTAATGGCATAATTATAATGAATACGGTAATAAGATAAAATCCTTGGTAAGGGAGTTTCTTCACCGGATGGGTTGATAAATATCCGGACTTAAAATATCCGTAACATCCTCGGATCACCATTTTGTATTAATCAGGGCAATACAGCAAACAATCCTATTTTAACAACTAAACGATGATTTCACCGAAAATAAAATCGTACCCTATGTGTATTTCGTCATATCCAGTATTAAATAGAGAACTTTATATGTAGCTAAACCTCCCGAGGAAACAAATCAGGAATGGCGGAAAGTACCTGAATGGAGTGAAAAGGTATGTCCACTGAATTTAAACAATAAGTAATTGTCGGAGATACATTTTCCTCCTCATAAATTATATCATTACAGATAAAGCTTTCGATGTTCACTTAAATATCAACACTATTCTCAAACAACTTTGTACCGATCCAGTTGGTGAAAGATCTCATGCAAGAAGTTCAGTCGATCAAACCTAGGAACGGTTTGATCCAAGATTATCGCACCGTCCTGATTGGTCCAGTCGGGTCCGGAAAATCCAGCTTCTGCAACACGGTCGATTCTGTATTTAAGGGCAGAATTACATATAGGGCTGTTTGTGGGGAAGGAAGACACAGCGTCACCAAATCGGTACGTCTTAATGACAGGCCTTAATAACCCGATGTAGGCGAAGAATGTATCTTTTTAATAACCATCTctatcaaatattaaataataaaaacattattcagTAGATAAAAAACCGATTATTGATCATTATAACAATTCAGTATCAACCATACGCATTCAAATCAACACGAGACAAAGGCCCTCATGTGCGAATATTTGACACGAGGGGGCTGGAACTCGATTTTGGAATTGACACCACGGAGTTCACTTTTTTGTTGGATGGTCATATTCCAGAAAAATACCAGGTATAGAATTGCAATTTTTAACGTTATAGAAAACAATATTGCATCCATTTAAATTGCTACGGCGAGCACATTGTTGattttgaaaatcattttatccgataaaaaatattgtttttcattttgtacaTGAAATATGTCATTTGACCTCACGAGTAGATTtgattgaaaacatttttttattaaacaatatacatttaatttgtcTTAAAAAACTGTATAAGTTCAATTAGCAAAATCATATTGAAACCGTTTTAAGCTGACTGATAGCACAGTTAGCATCCTTTTATATTGAATGCTTGGAGAAAAAGGCgtttaaaagttgttttagaaTTTAGAATTTAGATCGGCTTAAGTTAAACAATGATATAAGCCAGCAGTATAATTATACATttgttcgtttttatttatttaccttCGTTGATAAATAATCTGTTTAGCCTCCACGTCCATGAACAACACGCTCTAAATATAAATTCCAAAGTTTAAAATCACAGggtttatatatatttcacatctgGTGCAGTATGTGTTAATTAAAATCATGTTAATgctgtaaataaattaatttgaacGGAGATTTTATCTGTGTCGGTATAAAAAGAATGGCAATAAGGGACCATGGTAATCTTCGTCTAAACAATACGTACGGCCACTTTGCTGTTTACCAGTATAAAGTACATATGGACACAAaccaatttaattcaatttgttttACTTAGTTTCAAGCTGAGAAACCCATTTCCGTTGATGATTCGGCGTTTGTTACGAAGCCACAATTTAGCAACAAGGTTCATTGTGTTGTCTTTGTTCTGGATGTATCTACGCTTTCAACGCTTGACCCCGAAATGATGGCAAAAATCAAAAGTTTCCGGACTTTATCAATACGGAAAGGTAAATCTTAAGTTTTCGtcggtttaaaaaatatttttctttgttaACCTGATTTTTCGTTGAGTCAAATTAATGTTTACGCGGTTAAAGATtaagataacatttaaaatgtatgcaaGTGCACCcacaatatattttacttttactttacgatatgtatttatatttaataaagcagtcACATAAATATTTAGATCAAACAAAATTCGGTTAATGTATTCCTGATTATCATTTCTGTAAATTGGTTGACAAAtctaatataaaaatgtacacaCAAATGAAATTATGATTCGATTTATGCCCAACGGAAACAATACACTTCTTAAATCTGACAGTATTGCAATTAAGATGCGTTTAAAGCACATCCTTCTCATCGTATGCTTTATCACTTTTTGCCCGTCGCTTTTTTCGGTCTTGCATTGGAtgccgtcgtcaacatttacctagcGAAAACTACGTGTAAAGGTCAAAGGCATTGTCCGATCTTAATTACCCTTGGTCAGAACATACATTTTTGTATATCCCAATAATTGCTCAGACGATTTGAAAATTGTGTCACAGaaaatctcaaggtcaaattttaaAAGGTTTTTGAAAGCTCAAGATGTCATATTTGTTGGCCCGAATGGTATAATACTTTATCATAACAATTGGTCATATTGAATATCAGCTTTGTTCACAAATATGTCCTGTCCATTGAAAACCATGGTCGACAGGGGTGAGAGGGGTTGTCAATTTTCCCTTTATTACTAAAGTAACAACTTGCGAAGATTTCAAAAGTCACGTTTGAAATCAGAAAAACGTTTCAAGTTGCTTAACTGATACATCGATCGAGTCTAAAAATCGTTCTGATTGATTGAAAAATACATGCTTGGTCAGAACACTAATGTCCTACCCATATACAATCGGTGTGACACAGGGTATAAAGCCTTCGGTTAACGTCACATTTATGACACAAAGACTGAGACATAATAACAATAGATTATTTCTGTTGGATTGGTTGAACGCACCAAACCTTTTGACCTCTTGCTTTATTTAAGCTTGGTGCTGTTATAAATTACACTTATTAAAACCAAATGTAATTCTGTATTCTTCCAGGCACTGACCATGTCTCAAAACGCTTATATAATTGGTTTAGCAGCAAAAAACTTAATATGCATatcaaatgtaaatgaaaacaaatagttGCGATAGCTTTTATCTAAAATTCCTTTGCGACATTTAAGAGTGTCAAGTTGCACTTTTAAAATAGATGTTGATTTCTTTGATTTAAAGTTGTGTGTATTTTATAGTCATCTTTAATAAATGCGTCTTTCTGTTTCATTTTACCAAGGGATACCTCAAGCGGTTATCTTGACGAAAATCGACCTCTTTGACAAAGCTGTCGCCCTGAACTTAGAGACGGTATACTCGAGCTCTGTTATTGCTAACACAGTGCAAACAGTCTGCGATATGTTCGGCTTTCCAAAGCAACATGTATTTCCTGTTAAGAACTACGGAGATGAGTTGACGATGGATGACAGGGTGAACTTCCTGGCACTATTTGCTTTGAGACAGATCATGTACTTGTCTGTGGATCATATTGAAAATCAAAGCACCGACAGCACTGATTGTCCCAATGAAGAAGATGGACACGATTTAGAAGCAGCTTCAGAGTCCATTTAATAAGAAAGATAAGGGAGGATTTCTTTTAAACAGACATTAATGTTTTTCGCATGACTTGTTTATAACTTGGATATTCAATTTgattgatgattatataatgttTCATAGCGCATTCGAACTAGAATTATGACTGTTAATATTCAGACTCAAGTATAATGTCTTTTTGCGTTGATAAACTGGTTTTTGATTGTTGCTGTTTAAATgggatttatattaatatattaattcgTTCATTGATGTTTTGTTTCGCCTTTCTTAAGATCTATGGTATAAACTAGTAActgtttttttctataaagaatatGTTCTACTTGCAACGGGTTATTAccttattattgtatttatcttttcatttgattttttgtTACATATGGTGGCCGTTTGTTTAATtgcatgttattatatattatagttATACGATTATCGATTATATTAGACTTGTTACATTAATGCCATATTAACACTAACATTTTAAATATCAGTGGTTTATTACGTGCTTCTAAAATACAACACACTTATCTTGCTCTGAGGAATATTAAACCAGTTAATGATTGGATTCGATATTAAACACAAGAGTAGCTTTATTGTaactaaattaaatttaattcatcccCTGTTTGATtgctatttatttattgttttaatgtttgatGTTGTTTATTTTAGGATATTCATTATATCAAAAGACTGTTTGGATACAAGAATTACACTCTCTATAAAGATTCTTCAGCAAtatcaaaaatacatttataagtgcattttttcgtgtttttttgtGAGTTAAAAAGGATTTTAATTAACAACTATGCCAGTGCCATGCTTCTCTAAAGAATGTAAAACCATCTGTggataaaataaagtttaaaagcGATGCTAACTATTGGATTGTAAAGCTACAGCCagtaaaatgttaatttatttttactattcAGAGAACTTTAGGTAAAAAATATTACACTGATGTAAAGGCTTACCATAACAATTGCAGTAAAAATCAATCCTGTTAGTGCATCCGTTATAAGTAAGCTTCGGCAGTTTGTTGTCGGTTGAAAAAACAAATGggaaatttattatttattgtattatagaACAAATCTTACAAAACCTGAGTGTATCAGAGCCGGCATGCTGAAGTTAAATCAACGCGTTTATGGATTGTGTTGACTTTTACGCTGTGTTTTGCTTAGAATTGCCAAGGACTATTGAGGGTACCGCAAACATCACAAATAGATATCATGTTACTACGACATGTTCGAATCAGTATCTGTAATAATTGTTTGTAATAGGTAGTAACAATAAAATGTACTGatttgttttgcaaacaaaacctaaattatttaaaacatagaagtgatataataaatagaatatcaGGTTAGTTTGTtggtgtacttgaatttgtccgactcGTCTCATGTAATCAAACACGCACAGATAATTATATTATATGCTCTATGTATCATATCGCTATACATGCATCGAGTCAATCAACTCACACGGGATAATGTTAGATTATCACAGTCAATAAACGCGCTCTATATTTTGCTGATGTTCATGAAATGCCGTTGGCAATATTGATGTGCTTTATTTCAATATTCAGATGTACAACTGATGCAAAGAGAAAATTCATGTCATGCTTTATATGCGCTTAACAACTATAGTTTGTTGCCAAACCAATTGAATATTGGCtgttaagtttttgttgttgattataTTAACATTGCTGATCCATCGTTGGTACAACAGGTAACACATGGGGTTGTATGATCGATTTCCAACTGAATTTTAAATGTCTTTTTACACCAACGGATGGTCTGTTACCAGTAGCAAATATATATTGTTCGATGTATACTTAACTGTTGAGAGTGCTTGGAATTGCCGCGTTATACACGCACATGTAACTCCAACTGGAACAACTTATAAACAATACAGTTAAAACAAACGACAGTTAAACAATGGGGTTTTCCCCGGCTTTTAAAAAACTTGTGTATCTACTTTGGTTTTTCTTACCATGTTATTACAAATAGCCATTAACCTCATAATCTcttgaaatgtttgtaaaatattctgaacaaaAAGCTATATGCGGCGGCCTATCGGTCCCATGACAACAACAAATTGTGTGACCGCAATGTCCGGAGGTTTACGTGGTACTGTCCTGTTACTCAAGTGAAAGACACATATACACAATAAACAAGCTGTGACATGTGCAAATTCTGACGGGAAAGTGTTCAAAAGCACGTGTCCAAAGGGAACGACGTAGTATGATGTACGCAACGAACGTATATTGACGTATGAATGTTAACAACAACCAATGGACCGCATGCTTACCCAAGACATGACTGATCAGCGAAACGAGCAAAAGGCCATTATTTGGTACGTTTGTCACGGCTAGTTTGACGTTAACATATggtgtctgtttgtatgtctatAACGGTAGAGACTGCATTGAACttgtttcaaaacaaacaaattaaaggggcctttttacgttttggtaaacaaaattaaaaaatgtttcagattcgcaaattttcgttttagttaggtcatttgtgagaaaacagtaatactaaacatttaccatgctctaaaattgccattatatgcatctttcgacgattaacaaattacaaagcgttgcaacgcgaaacgtttgaataatttagagagttctgttgttgtcgttatattttgtgaaactacgaggattgcttatttaaagtacAAGATACATCATACAATGTGTAAGCGCGGACGGTcgagtggtcttagtggtagAATTTTAAATCCATGACTCCAgtggtcagttgttcgagccctgttgagggtttcttatttttttctttttgtaattttattctttattttttactggagcttttcagatccaatgtttacatttatcaatattaagcattcaaagaaaaacttcaatacatgccaaaatctgtaaaaagacCCCTTTAATACTTTCCCTTGTGATATAGACTATTTGACGAGAACCATAAGACCAAATCGTTATAGTTGATTTTACACTTTTACGGGATGAACATGTTAATTGTTACTGGAGCATATTTGAACATTTGGCCTagcttttatggattttatgtGAAGTTCATTATATTTGCACCTGTTAAAATATTGATATGTATTGATCTACAAACCGACGATAGAAGATACATTAACACTCAAAAATGTTCACAATATTGATACGATTTTTCCCATTGCAGCATAATTTAAATAATGAGATTGAAAATTCAACACATGATACCGGTATTTCAATAGTGACCTGAATTTGAAAGTTTATAGAATCACGTAGCACAGCAGACACATGTCTTCCCACTCGTATCTGATCTCGATATATTAGGACAGTGACCACATTATTGGTTGGTACTGTCGATGTAAACGTGCGTCACGAACACTTGTTCTCATGTTTCATCAGTTTTGTGGTATCCTGGCCAGCAAACCGCGTTATCCAGTAAACCAGGTGACTGGAAACAATACATTGATGATGCGGCTAAAGTACCAGAGGCGGTTGATTCTTTTCATTCCGAGGAAAGTAATATGTAGGGGTAATGCAGTGTTCATGTTGAATTGAGTAGCTTATCGACTTATAATCCAAATGTTACTATTAAATGTTGTTTAGCATGGTGAATACaaactttattttcaaataaccATTACTGGCGGATGGTTGTTTAAGTGTATACATTACAATAATATATACTGCTTACCATATATTTATGTTaagtgaatataaatatatttagtgCATTATTTTACTATACCAATCACTCAATAACATTTATGTACACACCAACTGTGTTAATAAGACGAATCCAAAAATTACTATTAAAAGCAATTACACACTCAAAAGcaatgaatattttgtacaatatttcgaaaactAAAGTTGACACACTAAAAGTCAATGTTCCTCATAGAAAACATCTACATTTCAACGCTTGATGTGGTCTCGTAATATAGATTTTAAGCAataaaaatgcacgtttttatatttttgtgtcGCAATCTGAATTTCCGGCTGCGATATCCGTATATTTACGAGCGAGCGCGAGATTGGTATCGGGAagcttcggaagcacgacgtgGTTCTCATAAATACGTCGTTCTTTCGACGCTGCCAGAAGCttgtctcgcgttcgctcgttaaTGTTCTGATATCATGGCTaaaaagtaagtaagtaagtaagttagtaaaaataagtatttttgaGTCAATGATACGACTGTTTCTTTGTTGACCGCTAGCGACGTTTTTGTTCTTTGTAACTTTTCGCGTGACTGCTTTTTAACAATGCCCGTTGTACAATATTTGAAAtcatacaaattatatttaatatatacagtTGCTACAACAACacccatatttatttatatattccaGAGATAAAAGTAACTGCGCTCGAAACTAGTCAACTGATAAATATTAAGTTTCGAATactcaatatatatacatttgtctCAGCATATAAAATGATAACCATGAAAACGGTAACGTTCTATGTTGATTTAAACATATGGTATATGTTTGATTTGGCAATACTATGAATTGCTCTTATTAGGGCTATTAATCACAAttgaataattgataaatgttgCATAATTATcttattttatcccacttttacagcgaaatcggttgattaaagccccgtttattaaatttcatctataatcaacggcaaggctataatcaatggcacgaaatgacgtcatcaactgccgaaccgggactactttttcccacgcatctcgtcacctgtatttgccaagtgcatcaataataaaaacaatctcaaatgtttgtcaatctcaatgaccttaaaacaaaggaaagtagcaaaaaaagtgtgtttttatgtcatttattgtcattaaaacctagtattaggagaatttaacactatgcaaataggttctgttgttgttgctcccctttgaagaagtcagttcgagttgctcccctttgaccgtagaaaacaatcgtctggaccaagaaatcctgtgttaatttacaagctgtactcggatatgcgtccatctgatttttcttcaaagcatcttttctacctggcaatacgcacaaatgacactgcatcccggtgattcttgcgtcaacaattgggtgtcaacaagttaggtcagatgctgaaggccatggcaaaagacgccggctttctcaagcacaagagaataacgaaccactcagttcgcaaattcctggtccaaaaacttcgaaatgcaaacattccacccactgaaaccatggccttaacagggcacaaaaatgtcaagtccataaccaattattccaacatatctgttaaacagcagcaaaagtgttcattcttgctcagtccagtaaatgtaacaatccaacagattcctcttgttcagtttcacgcactgaaactatggccgaaatgcagcctagacaaccactgtctaccgtcgaacaagttgatcttgatgttcgccccacccagtcacttcactttcaaatgtctttctctagttcgaacaactttgcctcacaattctttggtgccactttcaacattcaaaatgttaatgtatataattagcttaaatccaagtaatctttgttatttcgtcacgaaataaccacatattataacaaagaaggaaatattgtgcacctcgtgatcgactcgatagtttgatatcgaaagtgaattgtgtgtggtgttgggctacgttgtaaacaaatgtagttccttgtatataacaacttaatgtcatattgatatcataaaacttaaagatttgcaattcaatatgattaaaattgtaataagtaacgctcgacactttgttacagaacgatattctgattaaaaaaatgattatttgatcagcggttatttttggaacgcggagtaatacactgaccttggttacactacagtcattatcaaagtacgacaaacactcattaaaaaattattttgtttaaataaaaaaagtttactgaataaaaagtgggataaataaaataataggtcagtgttgattatagattattaaaactgattaatattaaaggggcctttgcacagattttggcatgttttgtagtttgcctttaagtgctttatattgataaatgtaaacactggatctaaaaagctcaagtaaaaaatcaagaataaaatttaaaaaaaaggaaaaaaagtagcccccatcagggctcgaaccagtaacccccagagtcctggagtaaatggGATATGGGAATCACGACCGTCCATCTGTCCCAAGGAGCATAA
This is a stretch of genomic DNA from Dreissena polymorpha isolate Duluth1 chromosome 7, UMN_Dpol_1.0, whole genome shotgun sequence. It encodes these proteins:
- the LOC127837184 gene encoding interferon-induced protein 44-like, with product MTGQLRDSDKTQLEQWIGQGHKQFTLLYNATSGGCSSLKFHEKCDHQGATVTVVYNEVGSVFGGYTSASWAGLVNGCTRDDKAFLFQLKVLDKDTFRKFPVSNVEYSICSLANNGPIFGSNTGKDMNLFSGTITNSGRLFQLNGGFAFGNNYTMSGVSSWNDIHNGNLKIKELEVYSVAAKPPEETNQEWRKVPEWSEKLVKDLMQEVQSIKPRNGLIQDYRTVLIGPVGSGKSSFCNTVDSVFKGRITYRAVCGEGRHSVTKSYQPYAFKSTRDKGPHVRIFDTRGLELDFGIDTTEFTFLLDGHIPEKYQFQAEKPISVDDSAFVTKPQFSNKVHCVVFVLDVSTLSTLDPEMMAKIKSFRTLSIRKGIPQAVILTKIDLFDKAVALNLETVYSSSVIANTVQTVCDMFGFPKQHVFPVKNYGDELTMDDRVNFLALFALRQIMYLSVDHIENQSTDSTDCPNEEDGHDLEAASESI